Genomic DNA from Segatella copri:
CTTCGATATCCGGCATTACTGGCTCCAGGTACTGACTCTCGTGGAGGAACATTCCGTACCAGTTGCCTACCTGATCCTTCCAATACTGCTGCCACTTGCTCAATGTGCTCTTCTCCAACAGGCGGTGAGCCTCGATGATGAGCTTAGGAGCCGCAGCCTCGAAAGCTACACGACCCTTGATACCGATGATGGTGTCACCCACGTTGCAGTCGCGACCGATGGCGTAAGAAGCACCAATCTCCTCAATCTTCTGGATGGCAGCAATCTTATCATCAAACTTCTCGCCGTTGACAGCCACAATCTCACCCTTCTCGAAGGTAATCTTCAGTTCAGCCTCTTCTTCCTTGGCAGTAACGTGCTTCAGGTAAGCCTCCTCAGGAAGACCCTGGGTTGGGTCGAGAATCTCACCGCCGCAGATACTGGTTCCCCAGATACCTACGTTATAAGAATACTTCAACTTGGTGAAGTCTGCAAAGAAGCCGTGCTCGTTCAAATAATCAACCTCCTCCTTACGAGAAAGCGCCTTGTCACGAGTCAATGTGATGATCTCTACACCAGGAGCCATTACCAGGAAGGTCATGTCGAAACGAATCTGGTCGTTGCCGGCACCTGTACTTCCGTGAGCGATAGCATCTGCACCAATCTCCTTGGCGTAACGAGCGATGGCGATAGCCTGGAAGATACGCTCTGAAGATACAGAGATAGGGTAGCAGTTGTTGCGGAGCACATTACCGAAAATCATGTATTTCAATGATTTCTCATAATATTCGTGGGTAACGTCGAGAGTGACGTATGCCTTGGCGCCCAACTTATATGCGTTCTCCTCGTTGTTCTTCAACTGCTCGGCAGAGAAACCACCTGTGTTAGCGCATGCTGCATAAACATCCCAGCCATCCTGGGTCAACTTCATTACTGTGTATGATGTATCGAGACCGCCGCTAAAAGCGACTACAACTTTTTTATTTGCCATTTTATTTTATGTTTAATATGGATGAATAATATTTAGATGGCATTCTTGCCAACACCTTATTATATATAAGGATTTAGATTTCTGCAGAAGGACCGTCAATCTTGCGGATTCTCTCAATCACTTCCTGAGGAAGCTTGATAGGCAGATGCTCCTCTGGGTCGAAGAGCATGGCGGTGCAGATGCAGTATTTGCGGTTGGTACGATGGAGGACATCCACGTTGATGCAACCCTCGCAACCACGCCAGAATGACTCATCATCGGTCAGGTCGGCGAAAGTAACAGGAAGATAACCCAGCTGGGTGTTCATCTTCATGACAGCCGAACCGGATGTCAAAGAGAAAATCTTGGCATGAGGCCATCGCTGTCGGGCAAGCGTAAAGGTAAGGTTCTTGATACGCTTAGCCAATCCCAAACCACGGAAGTCTGGGTGAACGATCAAACCTGATGTGGTAACATAGTGCTTGTTGCCCCATGTTTCGATGTAGCTGAAACCTGCGAACTTTTCGCCCTGGAGTGCGATGACCGCCTTGGCTTCGCGCATCTTGGTGGCAACATACTCTGGTGAACGCTTGGCGATACCAGAACCACGCTTCTTTGCAGCTTCTGCAATTGTAGTCAGAATGGTGTCGATGTACTTGATGTGACTTTCGTCAGCCACCATTACTTTAACTTCTGCTTCTTCCATTTTTTCTCTTCTATCTTAAAATGTTTTTGTTTTAATATTCTTTCTTTATATATAATCAAGGTGTATGTTTTGCATAAAAATTCAACCACCTTATACATATTTATGGTGAACGTCTGGAATTACCTCTGCTAGTGCATTGATGATTTCCTCTTCTGTGGTACCTTTCTTTTTAACAAGAAAGATCGTGTCGTCACCGGCGATGGTTCCAAGAATTTGAGAAATATCACTATTGTCTATGTTATAGGCAATGCTGCTTGCATATCCCGGACGTGTTTTGATCACGACCATGTTCCCGGAGAAGTTGATTGATTGGAATCCGGTATTCACCATCATCTTGCTCACTGGAATATGGTTTGATACTCTCTTATATAATGTATCATTGGGCAGGACATACGCATATTTTCCACTCGAAGATGCTGCCTTTGCTACCTTGAGCAGTTTTAAGTCACGGCTCAATGTAGCTTGCGTAATCTTAAAGCCTTCTTTGTGAAGAGCCTCCAAAAGTTGGTCTTGCGAACTCAACTCCTGACTTGATATAAGCATCTTCAAAGTTTCCAATCTGCTATTCTTTGCCTTCATATGCTGTATTTTTATTCGTTTAACGGCTGCAAAATTACAATATATTTTGTAAATAACCAAATAAAATGAAAGAAAAATGCATAAAATAACATTATTTTGTCTTTTGTTATGCATAAACATGGAATAAATATGCATGTATTGCCTTCTTTCATACAAATATTTTACACTTGGCTTTTGATGCAGAATAGCCTTTTTATCCATTTTAAGCTAATTATTGTAAATTATTGAAAAAAAGTCTACGAAAACCACATCGGTTCAATTAGTTTTTGTTATCTTTGCAGACACAATTCTTAGATTATAATCAACTTAATATAAAATAAACCTCTAGAAGATGGAAAAAATGAATGTTAAACCAGCAGAAGGTAAGCTGGGAATCTTGGTTGTTGGTTGTGGCGCAGTAGCTACTACCTTCATGACCGGTGTTTTCATGACTCGTAAGGGACTTGCTAAGCCAGTAGGTTCAATGACTCAACCTCAGTTCGGGATAAGAAATAGTGCCTAAAAAAGTTGGTAATCTCCGATATTTTTTGTATCTTTGTAGTTGAAATCCAATTAGTTACAAACATAAAAAGATATCATTATGGAGATTACCAAGGACAAAGTTACAGAATTATTTTGTATTATTGATGAATTTTACAAAGTTTTTGATGCTGAAAATGCAGGAAAATTGCTTTTGGGTGAAGATGGAGTAAAGCGCAGACGACGTAAAGCCTCTTTATCTGATAGTGAAATCATGACGATTTTGCTGTATTTCCATTTCGGCTCGTTCCGAAACTTCAAGCATTATTACCTATTCTTTATTAGAGGAACTTTGAAGTCATATTTTCCAAATGCGGTGTCTTATAACCGTTTTGTAGAACTTGAAAGTCGCGTATTCTTCCCTCTCATGTTCTTCCTGAATCTCCGTGCTTTTGGCAGATGTACAGGTATAACCTTTGTTGATTCAACCATGATACCAATATGCCACAATCTCAGGCGTTATGCCAACAAAGTGTTCAAAGGCATTGCCACAAACGGAAAGGGAACAATGGGATGGTGTCATGGGTTCAAGCTACATCTGGCTTGTAATGATAGAGGTGAGATAATTGCTTTTGTTCTCACTGGTGCAAACGTTAGCGACAAAGATCCAACGGTATTCGATGTGTTGGCTAAACGTCTGTATGGTAAGCTGTTTGCAGATAAAGGATATATCTCGCAAAAACTCTTCGATTCGCTTTTTGAGGAAGGCATCCAGTTGGTAACAGGACTGAGAGTGAACATGAAGAACAAACTAATGCCGTTCTATGACAAGATGATGCTACGCAAAAGATACATCATTGAAACGATTAATGACCTGTTGAAAAATACGGCTCAGATAGTACATTCACGTCACAGGTCTGTTGCGAATTTCATCATAAATATTATTTCTGCATTAGGGGCATACTGTTTCTTTGACAACAAGCCCAAGGCACTTACTGGATACGTTATCGAAGATACGAAACAGCTTAGTCTTTTCTAACATTGCATATTTTACATGAGGATTTTGTCTCAGCAACCATCCAAGATATATAGATGGTTGCCAAGCCTCTGTGTCCCTTATATAAAAACATTATAAAGCCTTTAGATAGAGCTCGTTATCCCGAACTGAGGTATGACTCAGTACGACAAGATTCGTGTTGGCAAGGGTGCAGACAAGAAATATTTGCACTACAAGGACATCGTTCCTCTTGCAGACCTTAATGATATCGTATTCGGTACTTGGGATGTTTATCCGCAGAATGCTTATCAGGCAGCTATGTATGCTGAGGTATTGAAGGAGAAAGATATCAATCCTGTACGCGAGGAGTTGGAGAAGGTAGTACCAATGAAGGCTGCTTTCGACAAGAACTATGCAAAGCGTCTTGATGGCGATAATGTGAAGGATTGCAAGACCCGCTGGGAGATGGTAGAGGCTCTTCGTCAGGATATCCGCGACTTCAAGGAGAAGAACGGTTGTGCCCGTATCGTTGTTATCTGGGCAGCATCTACCGAAATCTACGTTCCTGTAGATATGGAGATTCATGGTACATTGGCAGCACTTGAGGCTGCAATGAAGGCTGACGACCGCCAGCATGTAGCTCCATCCATGTGCTACGCTTATGCTGCTTTGACAGAGGGTGCTCCTTTCATCATGGGTGCTCCTAATACAACTGTTGATATTCCTGCTATGTGGGAACTCGCAGAGAAGACCAAAATGCCTATCGCCGGTAAGGACTTCAAGACAGGCCAGACTCTTGTCAAGAGTGGCTTCGCTCCTATAATCGGTACCCGTTGTCTCGGCTTGAATGGCTGGTTCTCTACCAATATTCTCGGCAATCGTGATGGTCTCGTTCTCGATGAACCAGCTAATTTCCATACCAAGGAGGTTAGTAAACTCTCTACTCTTGAGACAATCCTGAAACCGGAAGCTCAGCCAGATCTCTATGGTCATGGTAACGATGAAGATACTCAGTACTATCACAAGGTACGTATCAACTATTATCCACCTCGTAACGATAACAAGGAGGGTTGGGATAATATCGATATCTTCGGCTGGATGGGTTACCCAATGCAGATTAAGATTAACTTCCTCTGCCGCGACTCTATCCTTGCTGCTCCATTGCTGCTCGACCTTACATTGTTGAGCGATCTTGCTGCTCGTGCAGGCCGTTTCGGAACCCAGCGTTTCTTGAGTTTCTTCCTCAAGGCACCTATGCACGATTATACTAAGGGTGAAGAGCCTGTGAACCATCTCTACCAGCAGTACACGATGCTGAAGAATGCTATCCGTGAGATGGGTGGTTACGAGGCCGATGAGGAAATCGACTAATTAGGTTATTTCATTTAATACTACACCTTATTATATAAGGCATTAATTTATATCATGGCACACCTTTGGAATGTTAGAATATCTTTCCATAGGTGTGCCTTTTTGTTTATTTATATAGAAAGTAGACATGGATTCGGTAACGAGTTTTATTTATGGTATGAGCATGATGTTCTTCTCCATGATGGCTTTCCTGTTTTGGAGAAAAGGAAAGGAGATGCTCTTTCGGATGATTATGTGGCTCATGATCGTGGTCGACCTGCAGTTGGTAAAGGACATGGTTTTCTTTCTGATTTATGGTTTTGACAACGAGCATGCGTGGTATCTTACGTCTTCGTTGGATATGATGATTATTCCGTTCTACAGCTTTGTATTGATGGACCTGGTGAAGCCGGGCTGGTTCAGATGGCTGAAAGCTTTAATGCTGGAATTGCCTTTCCTCTTGTTGCCGGTGTTCTATATTTTTACCCATAATATCATCTGGTTTTATGTGCTTTCTGTCTGGGGAGCCATTTATGGATGCTGAGCTGTTTCGTTATTAAAGTGGATTACGACAATATCTATATGGTAAGCTCTCTGATACTCTGGATGCTGATAGATTATTTTGTTTATAGGCATGAGTCAGTGATAGAAGAGTTGAGCGATATTGAAATTGTACCGTTAGAGCAGAACGAAGTTGATGTTTCGGGGATGGCTGCTGAGGTGCAGCGGTTGTTCGAGGAAGATTAAATCTATCTCAATCCGAAACTGAAATTGTCTGATGTGGCGCTGGCTGCTGGTACGAACCGTACTTATCTGAGTCGCTATTTTAACCGGCAGAATGGGTAGACGTTTTATGATTATGTGAATACTTATCGTATATAATATGCAGAGAAATTGTTGAAGTCAACGAACTATCCTTTGCCGGAAATCGCCATCAAATCGGGATTCAATTCTATTTCTACGTTTAGAAGAGTATTTTTTTTGCCTCTTTTGGTTGCTCTCCTAATAAATATAGAGTAAATGCATAAGTTGTTGGTGTATAGGTAGTTTATAAAAATCAGCGGCACACTGAAAAATGTCAAAAGACACTTTTTGTCTATTTGAAACTTATTTTTACTATTTTGAAACCATGGTTCTCGATTTTTTTCTATCTTTGCACCATAGAATTTTTTGAAGAGAATATAACTCTAGCATTTACCTTTTCTAGGAATTAAAAAAATAAAGGTTGGCCAACCCGTTGAGGGCAAGCCAACCTTTCTCGTTATGTATGTTATTCTTTGTTTTTTTACTTTATTCCCGGTTCTCGTTTTCATTATTCCTTGTTGCTGCTTCCGAAGATGCGGAGCAAGTAGAGGAAGAGATTGATAAAATCGAGATACAGGGTCAAGGCTCCGATGAGTGCCAGTTTCTGTGCGCCCTCGCTCATGTCGTATTGTGTCTGGAGCATCTGCTTGATTTTCTGACTGTCCCAAGCGGTCAAGCCAACGAAGATGGCTACGCCGGCGTAACTCAAAATGTAATCAAATCCCGAACTCTTCAAGAACATGTTTACTATGGTAGCGATAATCAGACCAATCAGCGCCATGAAGAGTATTTTTCCTAAAGAGGTCAAATCCTTCTTGGTTGTGTAACCATAGAAAGCCATTGCTCCAAATGTGCCGGCTGTAATAAAAAATACCTTGGCAATACTGGTCATCGTATATACTACGAATACGGATGAAAGCATGGCACCATTCAAAACCGAGTAGACGATGAAGAGTAGGGTGGCCGTAGTCAGGGAAAGTCTCTGTAGGGCACCGGTAATGATAAATACCAGAGCGAGCTCTGCGATAATCAAGCCAAAGAGCAAGCCGCGGCTTGTCATCAAGGTCATCAGCAGGGTAGGACTGCTAGCTACACCATAGGCAGTAACGCCCGTAATCAGGAGAGCTAAGGTCATCCATGTATACACTTTGCGCATCAAAGCAGAGAAAACACCGCTTATACCTCGCTCTTTCTCATTAACAGCAAAGCCATTGCTCTGCTGGTTGTTCTGATTATTTATCAGATTGTACATTTCCTTTTCTGTCATAATTCTATTTTCTTTTGTTATTTATGGTCTATTGAATAATATAATAAGCGCAAAGATAATGCCAATTATTGAAACGAACGATAATCTCTGCGCTTTATTAACATTTATTCCGTAATTTTACGTCATTCATTCCTTTATTTAAGGGCTGTCTTCTTTACGCCTATCTGTTTTCTGCCTCGTGTTACCTCTACGGCTACAGTTCCATTTACTGGTGAGCGAAGCAGTTCTGTATCAGATTTTGCCTGTTTCTGAAGTGCCAGGACACCTGAGGCTCCGTATATTCTGATGATGTCGTTCTGTTTCAGACCCTTTATCAGAATATGATAGTTGCCGCTGGGAATGATGGTGATGTCTGACTTCATGTCAGCCTCCTTGCGGTTGAAACTGATCTGCCATTGCCATCTTAATCTCTTATCTTCTCTTTCTTCTACCAGTCTCATACGCTATTCGTTTTATTTCGAATGCAAAGATACGTCTTTTCCGTTTTCTACCTATGCGATTTGTGCGATTTGCGTGGATTCGGGAAATAAAGTGCGAAAAATATCATGGAATCATTCAGAAAAATATCTCCGAAGGATAAGATAATATCTCCGAAAGATAGCAGAATATCTCCGAAGGATAAGAAATTATCTCCGAAAGATAGCTGAATATCTCCGAAGGATAAACCCAGAAGACAAATGTAGGTAATCCGATGACGAAGATATGGAAACTGGGTTGTGGTGACGAGGTGAAGGGTGAAGGGTATATTTTAAATCTTATATTATATTCTTTTTTATAGGATTTTTGGAAAAACCGAAAAACCAGCAAGATGAAAAAATGGATTTTTCCTTTACCCGCGCGTATATATAAAAAAGAGTTTTCAAACCTTCACCCTTCACCTTTTTATTTAACGTTTTATGTGTCAAATAGTTACGGGTGAAGGGTGGTGAAGGGTGTTTTTCGCTTTTTAGAAACATATTTTAAGAATTCAACCCGTTTTTACATATTTTAAGTGTTTGTTTTCTATTCCGAAATGGGTATCTTTTTTAGAGGGTCCTCTTTTTTATGATTTCTTTCTATGGAAATTTCTGAGAATCCCTGTCTAATCAGTATCCTTGATGTATAAGCCGTTAAAATATTGTCAGCGAAATAAAGTTAATGGCTACGGATAAGCGTCAATTTTTAAATATAAATTAACTAAAAAGCATTATAACCTAAATTATATTGTGCGCTTGCGTATACGCCTAAGTGCGTGCACAGGCAAGCGCATATATATAATAATGTAAGCAGTTAAAATCTATTGTGTAAAGTCTTTATAGATGTTAAAAACTGACTAAAAAAGCAACTTTTTTGCGAAAAGATTTGGTGGAATGAAAAATAGTTAGTACTTTTGCACTCGCTTTTGAGAAATACACTTTCTCTTAGCGATTAAAGAAAGAGTTCTTTGAAAGATTTTACATAAACAGACAAGTAGTACAAGAAGCGGTTAACTTCTTAGAAATAAGAAAGTTGACTGGGTAAAAGAAACGAACCGTCAAGCAATTGACAAGTCAGGTTTACTAAGCTTCAATAAACGAAAAGGATATTCGTCCTAAGTACAGACAACAAACAAACCAAGCCGCAAGGCTAGGTAAAAATGATATTTTACAATGGAGAGTTTGATCCTGGCTCAGGATGAACGCTAGCTACAGGCTTAACACATGCAAGTCGAGGGGAAACGACATTGAAAGCTTGCTTTTGATGGGCGTCGACCGGCGCACGGGTGAGTAACGCGTATCCAACCTGCCCACCACTTGGGGATAACCTTGCGAAAGTAAGACTAATACCCAATGATATCTCTAGAAGACATCTGAAAGAGATTAAAGATTTATCGGTGATGGATGGGGATGCGTCTGATTAGCTTGTTGGCGGGGTAACGGCCCACCAAGGCAACGATCAGTAGGGGTTCTGAGAGGAAGGTCCCCCACATTGGAACTGAGACACGGTCCAAACTCCTACGGGAGGCAGCAGTGAGGAATATTGGTCAATGGACGAGAGTCTGAACCAGCCAAGTAGCGTGCAGGAAGACGGCCCTATGGGTTGTAAACTGCTTTTATAAGGGAATAAAGTGAGTCTCGTGAGACTTTTTGCATGTACCTTATGAATAAGGACCGGCTAATTCCGTGCCAGCAGCCGCGGTAATACGGAAGGTCCGGGCGTTATCCGGATTTATTGGGTTTAAAGGGAGCGTAGGCCGGAGATTAAGCGTGTTGTGAAATGTAGATGCTCAACATCTGAACTGCAGCGCGAACTGGTTTCCTTGAGTACGCACAAAGTGGGCGGAATTCGTGGTGTAGCGGTGAAATGCTTAGATATCACGAAGAACTCCGATTGCGAAGGCAGCTCACTGGAGCGCAACTGACGCTGAAGCTCGAAAGTGCGGGTATCGAACAGGATTAGATACCCTGGTAGTCCGCACGGTAAACGATGGATGCCCGCTGTTGGTCTGAATAGGTCAGCGGCCAAGCGAAAGCAT
This window encodes:
- a CDS encoding argininosuccinate synthase, with product MANKKVVVAFSGGLDTSYTVMKLTQDGWDVYAACANTGGFSAEQLKNNEENAYKLGAKAYVTLDVTHEYYEKSLKYMIFGNVLRNNCYPISVSSERIFQAIAIARYAKEIGADAIAHGSTGAGNDQIRFDMTFLVMAPGVEIITLTRDKALSRKEEVDYLNEHGFFADFTKLKYSYNVGIWGTSICGGEILDPTQGLPEEAYLKHVTAKEEEAELKITFEKGEIVAVNGEKFDDKIAAIQKIEEIGASYAIGRDCNVGDTIIGIKGRVAFEAAAPKLIIEAHRLLEKSTLSKWQQYWKDQVGNWYGMFLHESQYLEPVMPDIEAMLTSSQRNVNGTAILKLRPYSFQTVGVDSPDDLTKSKLGEYGEMQHGWTAEDAKGFIKVSSTPLRVYYGMHPNEER
- a CDS encoding GNAT family N-acetyltransferase, translating into MEEAEVKVMVADESHIKYIDTILTTIAEAAKKRGSGIAKRSPEYVATKMREAKAVIALQGEKFAGFSYIETWGNKHYVTTSGLIVHPDFRGLGLAKRIKNLTFTLARQRWPHAKIFSLTSGSAVMKMNTQLGYLPVTFADLTDDESFWRGCEGCINVDVLHRTNRKYCICTAMLFDPEEHLPIKLPQEVIERIRKIDGPSAEI
- the argR gene encoding arginine repressor, with amino-acid sequence MKAKNSRLETLKMLISSQELSSQDQLLEALHKEGFKITQATLSRDLKLLKVAKAASSSGKYAYVLPNDTLYKRVSNHIPVSKMMVNTGFQSINFSGNMVVIKTRPGYASSIAYNIDNSDISQILGTIAGDDTIFLVKKKGTTEEEIINALAEVIPDVHHKYV
- a CDS encoding IS982 family transposase, which produces MEITKDKVTELFCIIDEFYKVFDAENAGKLLLGEDGVKRRRRKASLSDSEIMTILLYFHFGSFRNFKHYYLFFIRGTLKSYFPNAVSYNRFVELESRVFFPLMFFLNLRAFGRCTGITFVDSTMIPICHNLRRYANKVFKGIATNGKGTMGWCHGFKLHLACNDRGEIIAFVLTGANVSDKDPTVFDVLAKRLYGKLFADKGYISQKLFDSLFEEGIQLVTGLRVNMKNKLMPFYDKMMLRKRYIIETINDLLKNTAQIVHSRHRSVANFIINIISALGAYCFFDNKPKALTGYVIEDTKQLSLF
- a CDS encoding Bax inhibitor-1/YccA family protein encodes the protein MTEKEMYNLINNQNNQQSNGFAVNEKERGISGVFSALMRKVYTWMTLALLITGVTAYGVASSPTLLMTLMTSRGLLFGLIIAELALVFIITGALQRLSLTTATLLFIVYSVLNGAMLSSVFVVYTMTSIAKVFFITAGTFGAMAFYGYTTKKDLTSLGKILFMALIGLIIATIVNMFLKSSGFDYILSYAGVAIFVGLTAWDSQKIKQMLQTQYDMSEGAQKLALIGALTLYLDFINLFLYLLRIFGSSNKE